A window of the Thunnus albacares chromosome 15, fThuAlb1.1, whole genome shotgun sequence genome harbors these coding sequences:
- the si:ch73-242m19.1 gene encoding uncharacterized protein si:ch73-242m19.1 isoform X8 — protein MWLRLLKKMLLMLATYNLHRPHLSHTAVKQNSKRSPRSGQGFTTLLVSLRHVASCFLIKEETHNHSSRDGDRGSWDRKSLKGQTSGTTKESYSLEDSLQLLGLNDGPEEGTSDPIITRGAYLSLIYLRHLKLRQLQRSCLGMLNYLRSVERTLTFDLAGLQLEEGELCSTAEETGRMNAARGGRGEAGGLGSLQYSHNTPVDYKVHCSEFMEFAEVENLHDFYRTEERFIHTQDQRGFYIVYDAALRDLEELENELLLVGSHFIQRNKTKQTGTAERASTSTADIRFWAGTDVDRVAVLLDLWTCETEFLESKIQLLNCYYEAYQHTAGTEERFVLAGVITDIMHSRPHLDLNQDYFVQVYRAEIGCLQIHQQLIKDVLDNQIEKQRQYLQRIWRNDSKDSVHDYGLPPNYVPKHLVSLGGSSPELINVFLLEVHPSLCLASAVYHGLLQAHIELCELHRATSVTDKLILRQKLLQLALQSWNSLASPGASYSSQIQKDLFSDVFFEDPILVQKVGLSLVRSAEEKDMKQGREKQSYAVETFSKLLELVTIRHRLLESASETAHLAQLYRNVASDLGFDEFHLYMRPEQFEVAEQKDRTEQRPVFITAVLEDDSSVDRFTPSHLPLSIQELDENQIGRFSFSSEEAVVHLMNKQGIENLQVTLACQVTQKNALISAVKLACLCYWAKEGEDSLHSDEHITRRFESKPGSDTDNLQDKSSLSKSSTRTPTSSKERLMEAFVSIQLEKVGLRDEMLNSFMKTKQAMGGLIKTPDEAAKIKRRLIIDFLKKFSTQISQHCVRAQIVAYHYSLTSLLDGIPSIRQSHFMSRQVSETKVILDSGVDLRPDPRTFKRRPQRLLSADGKTLLNLWYIPDFSEVLHMFKTLEVLACSAALYHTLQIVSALHDIIYYLVSFSRLGNTDDTRSWRRREKEAAGSHLAADWGGSEGIGAELLEIQRQVDRLSDPSSPESVSRLLQLRRQVVFLQFDAAVRHLIREAFISSGDIASYQTVSDNMAAALPLLSDSIQTDVFSLTLPVPRPLETKGCQAQTMFPWRSFITCHGLLPLRVWDVPPIEHCMQLCLSGLSDRSRLQANAAILGVSLLMEDVLNSGREAEPVGLHGNRDDLPHDGKPNEGAKSCLQAEEEEKRTSVSDFAESSAPLQDPIRVQSVLRGFLLLMKQLQVFKESWARRRLGVEMFSTASLYQQFMKIYRAEIFYPSMRALAQQLGKEQDYEVLISGSQSLLPPPGASEVDVKVWQLHRLLESTECDMIRAVQRRISRELTLVVSERTRQDTGLPTELWKKSAVKYSLSPERPQIVESFIQQLMERAEEAEGQLRVSVDHLQQCLTHLGCSVTERERGSFLLYSQFYEQILQQQTQLLYEREQDLKNRKDSQASNPHKEVAVLCRGMILEISALQARVAHLEEEKRSLEQKLSLKFKERYDPLVRQLFSTCIQLKAGLDEYRRRMEQDVSVMVNSTRREGVDRIIKLRKKKHGSTKDNDDLTLTQLKKEEVQELNLENNRLTALLCKLKALSRWRQAVDEGKLHRQLLQTQQRENSSRIEALRVKMTSEEEVVYLQDELDAARHVLTCCQTECSSAKKLLSRKTEELQVVRHRSAQEARSRRELDSYRVQSLEQMRADVEDRERRLRALSGQLDRGSKMSQLQRQRSAKEIRKVKGKLQQERCLKQEAFQQVDKLQNQVSDMEAAFSRCTSTAGQSRTYYTLSLSRLSTRSPSAGAVPTAESHSSLHLRAVYKGPVSSSPPCSSAASQTTPRFRTLLQSQDTAKQKQPGAVLTRGWTDPKLIRLACVF, from the exons ATGTGGCTGCGACTCTTAAAGAAGATGCTGCTCATGTTGGCGACTTACAATCTGCACCGACCTCATCTGTCTCACacagcagtaaaacaaaacagcaaaagatCTCCGAGATCTGGACAAGGATTTACAACCCTGCTAGTCTCACTCAGGCATGTAGCGTCCTGTTTTCTGATTAAAGAG GAAACACACAATCACTCATCAAGAGACGGAGACAGAGGAAGCTGGGATAGAAAGAGTTTGAAGGGTCAAACCTCAGGCACAACGAAGGAAAG CTACTCTTTGGAGGACAGTCTGCAGCTCCTCGGTCTCAATGACGGTCCAGAGGAAGGAACGTCAGATCCCATCATAACCAGAGGAGCTTACTTGTCCCTGATTTACCTGCGTCATCTTAAGCTCAGACAGCTCCAG CGTTCCTGTCTTGGGATGCTAAACTACCTGCGCTCTGTGGAGAGgactttgacctttgacctggcAGGTCTGCAGCTGGAGGAAGGAGAGCtgtgcagcacagcagaggaaacagGCCGGATGAATGCAgctagaggaggaagaggggaagcAGGAGGTCTCGGCTCACTTCAATACAGCCACAACACTCCTGTTGACTACAAG GTCCATTGCTCAGAGTTCATGGAGTTTGCTGAGGTGGAGAATCTTCATGATTTCTACAGAACAGAGGAGCGTTTCATCCACACTCAGGACCAGAGAGGGTTTTACATCGTGTACGACGCCGCGTTGAGGgacctggaggagctggagaacGAGCTTCTTCTAGTCGGCTCACATTTCATCCAGAGAAACAAGACGAAGCAAACAGGAACAGCTGAGAGAGCCTCCACCTCGACAGCAGACATCCGCTTCTGGGCCGGGACCGATGTCGACCGTGTTGCAGTGCTTCTCGACTTGTGGACATGTGAGACTGAGTTTTTGGAAAGCAAAATACAG CTCTTGAACTGTTACTATGAGGCCTATCAGCATACAGCAGGGACTGAGGAGAGGTTTGTGTTGGCTGGAGTTATCACTGACATCATGCACAGTCGGCCACACCTGGACCTGAACCAGGATTATTTTGTTCAGGTCTACAGGGCCGAAATTGGCTGTCTGCAAATCCACCAGCAGCTGATCAAAGACGTTCTGGACAATCAG ATTGAAAAACAGCGTCAGTACCTTCAACGCATCTGGAGAAACGACAGTAAAGACTCTGTTCATGACTACGGCCTTCCACCAAACTACGTTCCCAAACATCTGGTCTCACTTGGTGGCAGCAG CCCTGAACTGATTAATGTGTTCCTTCTGGAGGTTCACCCGTCCCTCTGCCTGGCTTCTGCAGTCTATCACGGTCTACTCCAGGCTCACATCGAGCTCTGCGAGCTGCACCGAGCCACCAGCGTCACTGACAAACTCATCCTGCGACAGAAGCTCTTGCAGCTGGCCCTGCAGAGCTGGAACAGCCTGGCTTCACCTGGAGCCTCCTACAGCTCTCAAATACAGAAAGAT CTGTTCTCAGATGTGTTCTTTGAGGACCCGATTTTGGTCCAGAAGGTGGGGCTGTCATTAGTAAGATCTGCTGAGGAGAAGGACATGAAGCAGGGAAGAGAGAAACAATCATACGCTGTGGAAACTTTCTCCAAGCTGCTGGAGCTCGTAACCATCCGCCATCGTCTGCTGGAGTCAGCCTCGGAGACTGCACATCTGGCACA GTTGTACAGAAATGTGGCTTCAGATCTCGGCTTTGATGAGTTCCACCTTTACATGCGGCCGGAGCAGTTTGAGGTCGCTGAGCAGAAAGACCGAACAGAGCAGAGGCCTGTTTTCATCACTGCGGTACTGGAGGATGACAGCTCTGTAGACAG GTTCACCCCGTCCCACCTGCCTCTGAGCATCCAGGAACTGGACGAGAACCAGATCGGGAGGTTTAGCTTCAGCTCAGAGGAGGCAGTTGTTCAC CTTATGAACAAACAGGGCATAGAGAACCTTCAGGTGACTCTGGCCTGTCAGGTTACACAGAAGAATGCCTTGATAAGTGCTGTGAAACTGGCTTGTCTTTGCTATTGGGCAAAAGAG ggtGAAGACAGCCTTCATTCTGATGAACATATAACAAGAAGATTTGAATCTAAACCAGGAAGCGACACTGACAACCTGCAGGACAAATCTTCACTCTCAAAAAGCTCCACGAGAACTCCCACCTCATCCAAGGAGAG GCTGATGGAGGCCTTTGTGTCCATCCAGCTGGAAAAAGTGGGTCTGCGTGACGAGATGCTGAATTCATTTATGAAGACGAAACAGGCCATGGGGGGTCTCATAAAAACCCCA GATGAAGCAGCAAAGATCAAAAGGAGGCTCATAATCGACTTTCTCAAGAA attCAGCACACAGATATCTCAGCATTGTGTGAGAGCGCAGATCGTTGCATATCACTACAGTCTAACCTCCCTTTTGGACGGCATTCCCTCCATTCGTCAGTCCCACTTCATGAGTCGTCAAGTCAGCGAGACGAAAGTTATTTTGGATTCAGGAGTTGATCTTCGTCCAGACCCCAG GACCTTTAAACGTCGGCCGCAGCGGTTGTTGTCAGCAGACGGCAAAACTCTCCTCAACCTGTGGTACATCCCCGACTTCTCTGAAGTGCTTCACATGTTCAAAACACTGGAGGTTCTG GCCTGTTCTGCAGCTCTCTATCACACTCTGCAGATAGTTTCTGCCCTTCATGACATTATTTATTACCTGGTCAGTTTCTCCAGACTGGGAAACACAGATGACACTCgtagctggaggaggagagaaaaggaggctGCAGGTTCACATCTGGCAGCTGACTGGGGAGGAAGTGAAGGCATCG GAGCAGAGCTGCTGGAGATCCAACGTCAGGTCGACCGTCTGTCGGATCCCAGCAGCCCAGAGTCTGTCAGCCGTCTGCTGCAGCTGCGCAGGCAGGTTGTCTTCCTGCAGTTTGATGCTGCTGTGAGGCACCTGATCAG AGAGGCGTTCATCTCCTCTGGTGATATCGCTTCTTATCAGACTGTGAGTGACAACATGGCCGCTGCCCTCCCTCTGCTGAGCGACAGCATCCAGACTGACGTGTTCAGTCTCACGCTGCCTGTTCCTCGACCTCTAGAGACTAAAGGCTGTCAG gCACAGACGATGTTTCCATGGAGAAGTTTTATAACGTGTCATGGTTTGCTCCCGCTGCGTGTCTGGGACGTCCCACCCATCGAACACTGCATGCAG ctgtgtCTGAGTGGTCTGAGTGATCGCAGCAGACTGCAGGCCAATGCAGCAATCCTCGGTGTGTCCCTGCTCATGGAGGACGTCCTGAACAGCGGAAGAGAGGCAGAGCCTGTcggtctccatggcaacagagaTGACCTTCCACATGATGGAAAACCTAATGAG gGGGCTAAAAGCTGCTTACaagctgaagaagaagagaagaggactTCCGTTTCAGACTTCGCAGAGTCTTCTGCTCCTCTTCAGGATCCGATCAGAGTCCAGTCTGTGCTGAGAGGTTTCCTCCTGCTGATGAAGCAGCTTCAGGTCTTCAAGGAGAGCTGGGCTCGAAGACGTCTGGGTGTTGAGATGTTCAGTACGGCCAGTCTGTACCAACAGTTTATGAAAATCTACAG AGCTGAAATCTTTTACCCCAGTATGAGAGCTCTGGCTCAACAACTGGGTAAAGAACAGGACTATGAGGTCTTAATTTCTGGCAGCCAGTCTCTCCTGCCCCCTCCTGGAGCTTCAGAGGTGGATGTGAAAGTCTGGCAG cTTCACAGACTGCTGGAGAGCACCGAATGTGACATGATCAGAGCGGTGCAGAGGAGGATCAGCAGAGAGCTGACCCTGGTTGTTTCAGAGCGAACACGTCAAGACACAGGCCTCCCCACag AGCTGTGGAAAAAATCCGCAGTGAAGTACAGTCTGTCTCCTGAACGGCCGCAGATCGTGGAATCGTTTATCCAGCAGCTGATGGAAAGAGCTGAAGAGGCTGAGGGACAG CTGAGGGTCTCTGTGGATCATCTCCAGCAGTGTCTGACTCACCTCGGCTGTTCTGTGACGGAGCGAGAGCGCGGCAGCTTCCTGCTTTACTCGCAGTTTTATGAACAAatcctgcagcagcagactcAGCTTCTCTACGAGAGAGAACAG GATTTAAAGAATCGTAAAGACTCTCAGGCAAGCAACCCTCACAAAGAG GTGGCTGTTTTATGTCGTGGGATGATTTTGGAGATCTCAGCGCTGCAGGCTCGAGTCGCTCACctggaagaagagaagagatcTCTAGAGCAGAAACTCAGTCTCAAATTCAAAGAACGTTACGACCCTTTGGTCCGACAACTCTTCTCCACCTGCATCCAGCTAAAG GCCGGGCTTGACGAGTACCGGCGGCGGATGGAGCAGGACGTGAGTGTGATGGTGAACAGCACAAGAAGAGAAGGAGTGGACCGAATTATCAAGCTCAGGAAGAAGAAGCACGGCAGCACCAAAGACAACGATgatctcacactcacacagttaaAG AAAGAAGAAGTCCAGGAGTTGAACCTGGAGAACAACCGGCTgactgctctgctctgtaaacTGAAGGCTCTGAGCCGCTGGAGGCAGGCGGTCGACGAGGGGAAACTTCACCGACAGCTGCTCCAAACTCAGCAG AGGGAGAACTCCAGTCGCATTGAGGCCCTCAGAGTGAAGATGACatcagaggaggaggtggtttACCTGCAGGACGAGCTGGACGCCGCCCGCCACGTGTTGACCTGCTGTCAGACCGAGTGCAGCAGCGCCAAGAAGCTGCTCAGCAGAAAG ACAGAGGAGCTCCAGGTGGTCAGGCATCGGTCTGCGCAGGAGGCCCGGAGCAGGCGGGAGCTGGACAGCTATCGAGTGCAGAGCCTGGAACAAATGAGAGCCGAcgtggaggacagagagagacggCTCAGAGCGCTCAGCGGGCAGCTGGACAGAGGCAGCAAGATGAGCCAGTTACAGAGACAACGCAGCGCCAAAGAGATCCGAAAG GTGAAGGGAAAGCTGCAACAGGAGCGCTGCCTCAAACAAGAGGCCTTTCAGCAAGTGGATAAGCTGCAGAACCAGGTGAGCGACATGGAAGCAGCTTTCTCCAGGTGCACTTCTACAGCAG GGCAAAGCCGGACTTATTACACGCTGTCGCTCAGCAGATTGAGCACTAGAAGTCCCTCAGCAGGTGCTGTACCGACCGCAGAGTCGCACTCTTCCCTTCATCTCAGAGCA GTCTACAAAGGGCCAGTCAGCAGCAGTCCGCCCTGCAGCTCGGCAGCCTCACAAACCACGCCAAGATTCAGGACTTTGCTGCAGAGCCAAGACACCGCAAAGCAGAAACAGCCGGGAGCCGTTCTAACACGAGGATGGACAGACCCAAAGCT